From Candidatus Macondimonas diazotrophica, the proteins below share one genomic window:
- a CDS encoding DUF7681 family protein — protein sequence MTEVKDQHEKIKGYRDLSQEEIDLMNEGKELAEQCGAFIAKLEATEGTDKRSVALGKTNLQQGFMWAIRGVAQPTTF from the coding sequence ATGACTGAAGTGAAAGACCAACACGAGAAGATCAAAGGCTACCGCGACCTCAGCCAGGAAGAGATCGACCTAATGAACGAAGGCAAGGAGCTGGCCGAACAGTGCGGCGCGTTCATTGCCAAGCTGGAGGCAACCGAAGGCACGGACAAGCGTTCCGTCGCCCTCGGCAAAACCAACCTTCAGCAGGGGTTCATGTGGGCGATCCGTGGCGTGGCCCAGCCTACCACCTTCTGA